The proteins below are encoded in one region of Arenibacter algicola:
- a CDS encoding IS3 family transposase (programmed frameshift) — protein MKENRRIYSKEFKQKAVELSHVRGNVNDIARELGVRSELLYRWRREFAHDPSLSFSGNGNKQLTPEAKEVARLKRELADVTMERDNLKKGDRHLLRERQEIYKFMKDHRLEFHVGKMCKVFKVSKSGFYRSQRMLPCDRDNENRMLLFQIGRIHQKSKATYGSPRITDELRAQGFDVSRPRVARLMKQKGIRAVHAKKFVVTTDSKHKYPVAENKLDRNFSAQAKARAWVSDITYIKTGRGWLYLTIIIDLFDRKVIGWSLSSDLSAANTCMAAWRMAVKNRPLSGKLIFHSDRGVQYACNAFRNLLGSYEGVQQSMSRKGNCWDNAVAESFFKSIKVELIYRTRYKRKEQAAISVFEWIETWYNRNRRHSALGNRTILEFEQIMQFKNVA, from the exons ATGAAAGAAAACAGAAGAATCTACAGTAAAGAATTTAAACAAAAGGCGGTGGAATTGAGCCACGTTCGTGGCAATGTGAACGATATTGCCCGTGAACTGGGTGTCAGATCGGAACTTCTCTATCGCTGGAGACGAGAGTTTGCCCATGATCCTTCCCTGTCCTTTAGTGGCAACGGGAATAAACAGCTCACCCCGGAAGCAAAAGAAGTTGCCAGGTTAAAAAGGGAGCTCGCCGATGTAACCATGGAGCGGGATA ATCTTAAAAAAGGCGATAGGCATCTTCTCCGCGAGCGACAGGAAATCTACAAATTCATGAAGGACCACCGATTGGAATTTCATGTTGGGAAGATGTGCAAAGTTTTTAAAGTGAGCAAAAGTGGGTTTTACAGAAGTCAAAGAATGCTTCCTTGCGACCGGGACAATGAGAACCGGATGCTACTTTTTCAAATTGGGCGGATACACCAGAAAAGTAAGGCGACCTACGGAAGCCCGCGGATAACCGATGAGCTCAGGGCCCAAGGATTCGATGTGTCCAGGCCACGGGTGGCCCGGCTGATGAAACAAAAAGGTATACGGGCCGTGCATGCTAAAAAGTTTGTGGTCACCACCGATTCCAAACACAAATATCCGGTAGCAGAAAATAAATTGGACAGAAACTTTTCAGCGCAAGCTAAGGCCCGGGCCTGGGTATCGGACATCACCTACATAAAGACCGGGAGGGGATGGCTTTACTTAACGATAATTATTGACCTTTTCGACCGTAAGGTCATAGGTTGGTCACTCAGTAGCGATCTGAGTGCCGCAAACACTTGTATGGCCGCATGGAGAATGGCTGTTAAAAACAGACCGCTTTCGGGAAAATTGATATTCCATTCGGATAGGGGCGTACAATATGCCTGCAATGCCTTTAGAAACCTATTGGGCAGTTATGAAGGAGTTCAGCAGAGTATGAGCAGGAAAGGGAACTGTTGGGACAATGCCGTTGCGGAAAGCTTCTTTAAATCCATAAAGGTAGAACTCATATACAGGACCCGTTATAAGAGAAAAGAACAGGCCGCTATATCTGTGTTCGAGTGGATAGAAACCTGGTATAACCGAAACAGAAGACATTCAGCTCTGGGTAACCGCACAATACTAGAATTTGAACAAATAATGCAATTTAAAAATGTAGCTTAA
- a CDS encoding HsdM family class I SAM-dependent methyltransferase yields MTSTAQFETQTKALIDDLKSVCANYGLGNDGNEFKIITQIFLYKFLNDKYVYELKQLEPDLAKAEDFDAALKKYSEDELELLGMQISENTAHIAPQNFLSRLFEQQNKDKFADIFDQTLMDVAKANSDIFSVLTQGGEKIVLFENLSKYVSDNRDAFCKALVNKLVGFSFEHIFTQKFDFFATIFEYLIKDYNSNSGGKYAEYFTPHAVAKIMAACLVTDENVNNVTCYDPSAGSGTLLMNLAHAIGEDKCTIYSQDISQKSSALLRLNLILNNLVHSIQNIIQGNTILTPYHKQENGQLEKFDYIVSNPPFKLDFSDYSADLDSKANKERFFAGIPKVPAKKKESMAIYLLFIQHIMHSLSAKGKAAIVVPTGFITAQSGIDKKIRQKLVKEKMLAGVVSMPSNIFATTGTNVSILFLDKENKGDVVLVDASNLGTKVKEGKNQKTVLSEAEEQQIIDVFNAKEAKDDFSVVVSYDYIKDNNYSLSAGQYFEIKIEYTDITAEVFSSKINSYKSDLENLFSVSKSLEKEIQENLKSLKYE; encoded by the coding sequence ATGACAAGCACAGCACAATTTGAAACCCAGACCAAAGCACTTATAGACGACCTTAAAAGCGTATGTGCCAATTACGGTTTGGGAAATGACGGGAATGAATTTAAAATCATTACCCAGATATTTTTATATAAGTTCTTGAACGACAAATATGTTTATGAACTAAAACAGTTGGAGCCGGACCTGGCCAAAGCAGAAGACTTTGATGCAGCCCTAAAAAAGTACTCCGAAGATGAGTTGGAATTGTTGGGTATGCAGATTAGCGAGAATACGGCACATATTGCTCCCCAAAACTTTTTGTCCCGCTTGTTCGAGCAACAGAACAAGGACAAATTTGCCGATATATTTGACCAGACCTTGATGGATGTGGCCAAAGCCAATAGCGACATTTTCTCGGTACTTACCCAAGGGGGTGAAAAAATAGTCCTGTTCGAAAATCTGAGTAAATATGTTTCTGATAACAGGGATGCCTTTTGCAAGGCCTTGGTAAACAAACTGGTGGGCTTTAGTTTTGAGCATATTTTTACCCAGAAGTTCGACTTCTTTGCTACCATTTTTGAGTATCTCATAAAGGACTACAACTCCAATAGCGGGGGTAAATATGCGGAATACTTTACACCCCATGCGGTGGCCAAGATTATGGCCGCCTGTTTGGTCACGGATGAAAATGTAAACAATGTAACCTGCTATGATCCCAGTGCAGGGTCGGGGACACTGTTGATGAACCTGGCCCATGCCATAGGCGAGGATAAGTGTACCATCTACTCCCAGGACATTTCCCAAAAGTCATCCGCCTTATTGCGTTTGAATCTTATTCTGAACAATCTGGTACACTCCATACAGAACATTATACAAGGAAATACCATTTTAACCCCATACCACAAACAGGAAAATGGGCAACTTGAAAAGTTCGACTACATCGTCTCCAACCCACCGTTTAAATTGGATTTTTCCGATTACAGTGCCGATCTGGACAGTAAAGCCAATAAGGAACGCTTTTTTGCGGGCATCCCAAAAGTGCCGGCTAAAAAGAAGGAATCCATGGCCATTTACCTGCTGTTTATACAGCATATTATGCACAGTTTAAGTGCCAAAGGAAAAGCAGCTATTGTGGTGCCCACAGGTTTTATTACGGCCCAGAGTGGTATTGATAAAAAGATAAGGCAAAAACTGGTTAAGGAGAAAATGTTGGCCGGGGTGGTAAGTATGCCCTCCAATATTTTCGCCACTACGGGTACCAACGTAAGTATTTTGTTTTTGGATAAAGAAAACAAAGGGGATGTGGTATTGGTAGATGCCTCTAATTTGGGGACAAAAGTAAAAGAAGGTAAAAACCAAAAAACTGTATTGAGCGAAGCCGAAGAACAACAGATTATAGATGTATTTAATGCCAAAGAAGCCAAGGACGATTTCTCTGTCGTGGTTTCTTATGACTACATAAAAGACAATAACTACAGCCTAAGTGCAGGACAATATTTTGAGATAAAGATTGAATATACAGATATTACCGCGGAAGTGTTTTCTTCTAAAATAAATAGTTATAAAAGTGACTTGGAAAATTTATTTTCAGTGTCCAAAAGTTTGGAAAAAGAGATTCAAGAAAACTTGAAAAGTTTGAAGTATGAATAA
- a CDS encoding restriction endonuclease subunit S domain-containing protein: MNNYRASFKGETIELEKICESITDCHHSTPLYLDKGKIVIRNFNIKNGRMLLDNLSYTDNLHFNQRIAREVPCEGDLIITREAPMGDGLATFVGTLS; encoded by the coding sequence ATGAATAACTATAGAGCTTCTTTCAAAGGTGAAACAATTGAGTTAGAGAAAATATGTGAATCAATAACAGATTGTCATCATTCGACTCCTTTATATTTAGATAAAGGTAAAATTGTGATAAGAAATTTTAATATTAAAAATGGTAGAATGTTGTTGGACAACTTATCATATACCGATAATTTACATTTTAATCAAAGAATTGCAAGAGAGGTTCCATGTGAAGGTGATTTAATCATTACAAGGGAAGCTCCTATGGGGGATGGTCTTGCTACATTTGTTGGGACACTTAGTTAA